From Mustela nigripes isolate SB6536 chromosome 13, MUSNIG.SB6536, whole genome shotgun sequence, one genomic window encodes:
- the BCL2L10 gene encoding bcl-2-like protein 10 isoform X2 has translation MADALRERTAQLLTDYLEYCARGPGTPARSPSTREAAVLRSVAAVVRQRHERFLSDYRGYGGNRVELVAQLEREILAHPQALSWGRVVALVTFAGTLLERPPSGACSNLGPDPELELELGEWEASVRQDCRRLVDFLCGRLTGQHRAWLEAHGGWDGFCLFFTPALLSWKRLLVQALLSCFTAVILIYFWKRLPTLFGRLVILPRL, from the exons ATGGCGGACGCTTTGAGGGAGCGCACGGCGCAGCTGCTGACCGACTACCTGGAGTACTGCGCCCGCGGCCCCGGCACCCCCGCGCGGTCGCCGTCTACGCGCGAGGCCGCGGTGCTGCGCTCGGTGGCCGCCGTCGTGCGGCAGCGTCACGAGCGCTTCTTGTCGGATTACCGCGGCTACGGCGGCAACCGCGTCgagctggtggctcagttggagcGGGAGATACTCGCCCACCCCCAAGCCCTAAGCTGGGGCCGTGTGGTGGCGCTCGTGACCTTCGCGGGAACGCTGCTGGAGCGCCCGCCGTCGGGGGCCTGCTCGAACTTGGGGCCGGACCCGGAACTGGAACtggagctgggggagtgggaggccaGCGTTCGCCAAGACTGCCGGCGCCTGGTGGACTTCCTCTGCGGTCGGCTCACAGGGCAGCACCGCGCCTGGCTGGAGGCGCACGGCGGCTGG GATGGCTTTTGTCTCTTCTTCACACCTGCGCTGCTGTCTTGGAAAAGACTGCTGGTCCAGGCTCTTCTGTCATGCTTTACGGCAGTGATCTTAATCTACTTCTGGAAAAGATTACC
- the BCL2L10 gene encoding bcl-2-like protein 10 isoform X4, whose product MADALRERTAQLLTDYLEYCARGPGTPARSPSTREAAVLRSVAAVVRQRHERFLSDYRGYGGNRVELVAQLEREILAHPQALSWGRVVALVTFAGTLLERPPSGACSNLGPDPELELELGEWEASVRQDCRRLVDFLCGRLTGQHRAWLEAHGGWDGFCLFFTPALLSWKRLLVQALLSCFTAVILIYFWKRLP is encoded by the exons ATGGCGGACGCTTTGAGGGAGCGCACGGCGCAGCTGCTGACCGACTACCTGGAGTACTGCGCCCGCGGCCCCGGCACCCCCGCGCGGTCGCCGTCTACGCGCGAGGCCGCGGTGCTGCGCTCGGTGGCCGCCGTCGTGCGGCAGCGTCACGAGCGCTTCTTGTCGGATTACCGCGGCTACGGCGGCAACCGCGTCgagctggtggctcagttggagcGGGAGATACTCGCCCACCCCCAAGCCCTAAGCTGGGGCCGTGTGGTGGCGCTCGTGACCTTCGCGGGAACGCTGCTGGAGCGCCCGCCGTCGGGGGCCTGCTCGAACTTGGGGCCGGACCCGGAACTGGAACtggagctgggggagtgggaggccaGCGTTCGCCAAGACTGCCGGCGCCTGGTGGACTTCCTCTGCGGTCGGCTCACAGGGCAGCACCGCGCCTGGCTGGAGGCGCACGGCGGCTGG GATGGCTTTTGTCTCTTCTTCACACCTGCGCTGCTGTCTTGGAAAAGACTGCTGGTCCAGGCTCTTCTGTCATGCTTTACGGCAGTGATCTTAATCTACTTCTGGAAAAGATTACCGTGA
- the BCL2L10 gene encoding bcl-2-like protein 10 isoform X3: MADALRERTAQLLTDYLEYCARGPGTPARSPSTREAAVLRSVAAVVRQRHERFLSDYRGYGGNRVELVAQLEREILAHPQALSWGRVVALVTFAGTLLERPPSGACSNLGPDPELELELGEWEASVRQDCRRLVDFLCGRLTGQHRAWLEAHGGWDGFCLFFTPALLSWKRLLVQALLSCFTAVILIYFWKRLPFIG, translated from the exons ATGGCGGACGCTTTGAGGGAGCGCACGGCGCAGCTGCTGACCGACTACCTGGAGTACTGCGCCCGCGGCCCCGGCACCCCCGCGCGGTCGCCGTCTACGCGCGAGGCCGCGGTGCTGCGCTCGGTGGCCGCCGTCGTGCGGCAGCGTCACGAGCGCTTCTTGTCGGATTACCGCGGCTACGGCGGCAACCGCGTCgagctggtggctcagttggagcGGGAGATACTCGCCCACCCCCAAGCCCTAAGCTGGGGCCGTGTGGTGGCGCTCGTGACCTTCGCGGGAACGCTGCTGGAGCGCCCGCCGTCGGGGGCCTGCTCGAACTTGGGGCCGGACCCGGAACTGGAACtggagctgggggagtgggaggccaGCGTTCGCCAAGACTGCCGGCGCCTGGTGGACTTCCTCTGCGGTCGGCTCACAGGGCAGCACCGCGCCTGGCTGGAGGCGCACGGCGGCTGG GATGGCTTTTGTCTCTTCTTCACACCTGCGCTGCTGTCTTGGAAAAGACTGCTGGTCCAGGCTCTTCTGTCATGCTTTACGGCAGTGATCTTAATCTACTTCTGGAAAAGATTACC atttattgGGTGA
- the BCL2L10 gene encoding bcl-2-like protein 10 isoform X1, producing the protein MADALRERTAQLLTDYLEYCARGPGTPARSPSTREAAVLRSVAAVVRQRHERFLSDYRGYGGNRVELVAQLEREILAHPQALSWGRVVALVTFAGTLLERPPSGACSNLGPDPELELELGEWEASVRQDCRRLVDFLCGRLTGQHRAWLEAHGGWDGFCLFFTPALLSWKRLLVQALLSCFTAVILIYFWKRLPDHKYAETERGGSRLPAEQRARCGAQSQDPGIMT; encoded by the exons ATGGCGGACGCTTTGAGGGAGCGCACGGCGCAGCTGCTGACCGACTACCTGGAGTACTGCGCCCGCGGCCCCGGCACCCCCGCGCGGTCGCCGTCTACGCGCGAGGCCGCGGTGCTGCGCTCGGTGGCCGCCGTCGTGCGGCAGCGTCACGAGCGCTTCTTGTCGGATTACCGCGGCTACGGCGGCAACCGCGTCgagctggtggctcagttggagcGGGAGATACTCGCCCACCCCCAAGCCCTAAGCTGGGGCCGTGTGGTGGCGCTCGTGACCTTCGCGGGAACGCTGCTGGAGCGCCCGCCGTCGGGGGCCTGCTCGAACTTGGGGCCGGACCCGGAACTGGAACtggagctgggggagtgggaggccaGCGTTCGCCAAGACTGCCGGCGCCTGGTGGACTTCCTCTGCGGTCGGCTCACAGGGCAGCACCGCGCCTGGCTGGAGGCGCACGGCGGCTGG GATGGCTTTTGTCTCTTCTTCACACCTGCGCTGCTGTCTTGGAAAAGACTGCTGGTCCAGGCTCTTCTGTCATGCTTTACGGCAGTGATCTTAATCTACTTCTGGAAAAGATTACC agatcacaagtacgcagagacagagagagggggaagcagactcccagctgagcagagagcccgatgcggggctcagtcccaggatcctgggatcatgacctga